The sequence below is a genomic window from Paenibacillus sp. DCT19.
ACAGATGCACCATTTTGAATGTCGCTGCTCAATTCTTTGTCTACGGTAGACGCGGAAGCGATTGTTACACCAGCTACATCATCGATGATTTGAGCATACATATGTTTACCAGAACGGAATACGTTCAAACGTGGACGTGCTGCCGTTCCTTGGATTTTCTTACGAACACGAAGGTGTCTTTTCAGACGAGCCTTATTTTTATCTGGTTTCGTAATCATCTCAGGGATTCACTCCTTTCAGGTTACCTCGCTGGCTTCAAAGCAGAAGCCACGGGGTATATTAGAAACACACGAAGCAAGCAAGCCGAAAGCCGCGCAAAGGCGGTAAGAGAAATCTTATTTCTTCTTACCGGCTTTACCTTCCTTACGGATGATACGCTCGCCTTCATATTTAATACCTTTACCTTTGTACGGCTCAGGTTCACGAACGGAACGAATTTTAGCAGCGTAAGCTCCTACGCGCTCTTTGTCGATTCCGCGAACGATGATTTTCGTATTCGAAGGAACTTCGAATTCGATTCCCGCTTCCGGTGTAATTTCAACCGGGTGAGAGTATCCAACGTTCAGAACGATTTTATCTCCGGATTTGCTTGCACGATATCCGACCCCAACCAGCTCCAGAGATTTTGCGAATCCTTCAGTAACGCCGCTCACCATGTTGTTTACAACGCTGCGCGTTGTGCCGTGCAAAGAACGGTGAGTTTTGTTATCGGAAGGACGCACAACTGTAATTTCGTTGTTCTCAACTGTAACCTTCATGTCTTTATGAAGTTCACGAGTCAGAGTTCCTTTTGGTCCTTTTACCGTAATAACGGTGTTGTCCAGTGTGATGTCCACACCACTTGGTACTGTAATTGGTTTGCGACCAATACGAGACATATGTTGCACCTCCTATCTTGTGACGTTATATTACCAAACGTAGCAGACTACTTCGCCGCCGGATTTTGATTGACGAGCTTCTTTGTCAGTCATGATACCTTTGGATGTTGAGATGATCGCGATTCCCAGGCCACCAAGTACACGAGGTACTTCGTTGCTTTTCGTGTAAACACGAAGACCAGGTTTACTGATTCTTTTCAGACCAGTGATAACGCGCTCGTTATTTTGACCGTATTTCAGGAAAACACGGATAATCCCTTGTTTGTTATCATCGATAACTTCAGCATCACGGATGAAACCTTCACGCTTCAGGATATCGGCGATTTGTTTTTTCATTGTCGAAGCAGGCATTTCTACTGTTTCGTGGCGAACAGTGTTCGCGTTACGAATACGAGTAAGCATATCTGCAATTGGATCAGACATAGTCATTGTGAGTTAACCTCCTTCCCGTTCAGGACTTTTTACCAGCTTGCTTTTTTCACGCCAGGGATCTGGCCTTTATAAGCTAATTCACGGAAGCAAATTCTGCAAATTTTGAACTTCTGCAGTACCGAATGTGGACGTCCGCAACGCTCACAGCGTGTATAAGCACGTACTTTAAACTTTGGTGTACGTTGTTGTTTAACTTTCATCGAAGTTTTTGCCACTTAGCCTGACACCTCCTAAATAATTTCGGAGAAAAGGGAGTCTTTCCAGACACCCGGAAACGTTATGCCAACATTATTTAACGAAAGGCATTCCCAGTTGCGTGAGCAACTCACGGGACTCTTCGTCTGTTTTCGCCGTTGTTACGATGACAATATCCATACCGCGGACTTTGTCTACTTTATCATACTCGATCTCTGGGAAGATCAATTGCTCTTTAAGACCCAGTGTATAGTTACCACGACCATCAAAAGCTTTGCTTGATACACCGCGGAAGTCGCGGACACGTGGAAGTGTTACGTTAAGCAATTTATCGAGGAAGTAGTACATACGCTCGCCGCGCAATGTCACTTTCACACCGATAGGCATGTTCTCACGCAGTTTGAAACCTGCGATAGATTTTTTAGCACGAGTGATTACAGGTTTTTGACCTGCGATCAGTTGCAAATCGTTTACTGCGGAATCCAACACTTTGGAGTTTTGGACAGCGTCGCCCACACCCATGTTGATAACGATTTTCTCGATTTTCGGCACTTGCATTACCGTTGTATAGTTGAACTTCTGCATCAAAGCAGGAGCGATTTCTTGCAGGTAACGTTCTTTCATTCTTGATGCCATGAATCATAGCCCTCCTTTCTCATTCGGTTCAATTAGTCGATAATTTCTCCGGAACGTTTAGCAACGCGCACTTTCTTTCCGTTATCCAACACTTTGTAACCAACACGGGTTACTTTTCCGCTCTTTGGATCGATGTGCATTACGTTTGAAACGTGAATCGGAGCTTCCTTCTCGATAATGCCGCCTTGCGGATTTTGCTGGTTAGGCTTCTGGTGTTTTTTCACCATGTTAACACCTTCCACAAGGACGCGGTTCTCACGAGGATAAGCAGCGATGACACGGCCTTTTTTACCTTTGTCTTTACCGCTGATCACCATAACCGTATCTTCCTTTTTAACGTGAAGTTTGTTGTTATGGGATTCCAGAACTTTTTTCACTCTTGGCATTTCGTACACCTCCTGTTTCTAACATCACGAGATTAAGCTTTAGATAACTTCTGGAGCCAAGGAAACGATTTTCATGAAATCTTTGTCGCGAAGTTCACGAGCAACAGGTCCGAAAATACGTGTTCCACGAGGGCTTCTGTCGTCTTTGACAACAACCGCTGCATTTTCATCAAAACCGATGTAGGAACCGTCTTTACGACGTATAGAACGTTTAGTACGAACGACAACCGCTCTAACTACATCACCTTTTTTGACAACGCCGCCTGGTGTTGCTTGTTTTACAGAACAAACGATCAAGTCACCGATTTGAGCTGTACGACGTCCAGTACCGCCGAGTACGCGGATACACATCAATTCCTTCGCGCCGGAGTTGTCGGCTACAGTCAATCGTGTAAATGGTTGGATCATTTAGAATTCCTCCTTTCAGCTATGCTGTATATGCATTAGATGATAACCGCTTTTTCTACGACTTCAGTAAGTCTCCAGCGTTTATCTTTCGAAAGCGGACGAGTCTCCATGATTTTCACCGTGTCACCGATTTTCGCAGTGTTTTCTTCGTCATGCGCTTTGAACTTTTTAGTAACCTTAATGCGCTTATGGTACAATTTGTGGTTTTTGTAGGTTTCTACAGCAACAACAATCGTTTTATCCATTTTATCACTGACTACTTTACCAGTTTGCACTTTACGTGCGTTACGTTCTTCGCTCATTGTTGGCCTCCTTCCTGATTACGGACGGATTATATATCCGACCCTAATTAACCGATTCCCAATTCTCTTTCACGGATAATGGTTTTAGCACGAGCTATTTCTTTCCGCACATCACGGATTCGAGTCGGGTTATCCAGCTGACCGGTAGCGAGTTGAAAGCGGAGGTTAAAGAGTTCTTCTTTAAATCCGGCAATCTTTTGCTCGATTTCAGCAGAGGTTAGGTTGCGAAATTCACTAGCTTTCATTTGCTTCACCACCCAATTCTTCACGTTTCACGAACTTCGTTTTGATTGGCAGTTTGTGAGCGGCAAGACGCATTGCTTCGCGTGCAATCTCCTCCGGTACACCAGCAAGTTCAAACATGATCTTACCTGGTTTCACTACTGCAACCCATTTTTCTACGTTACCTTTACCGCTACCCATCCGAACCTCGAGAGGCTTTTGAGTGATTGGTTTGTCAGGGAAAATCTTGATCCAGACTTTACCACCACGTTTGATGTAACGAGTCATCGCAATACGAGCCGCTTCGATTTGACGGTTCGTAATCCAAGCCGGTTCCGTAGCTTGCAGACCGTATTCGCCAAAGTTCAGCGTAGTTCCGCCTTTAGCTTGGCCTTTCATATGTCCACGTTGTTGCTTACGGTGTTTTACACGTTTTGGTACCAACATGATTAGTTGCCTCCTTCCTTAGCAGCTTGTTTCTTAGCCGTAGGAAGAACCTCTCCACGATAGATCCATACTTTTACGCCGATACGTCCGTAAGTAGTATGAGCCTCTGCTGTACCATAGTCAATGTCAGCACGCAGTGTGTGCAGTGGAACAGTTCCTTCGCTGTAGCCTTCAGAACGTGCAATCTCAGCTCCGCCAAGACGTCCGCCTACTTGAGTTTTAATACCTTTTGCGCCAGAACGCATAGTTCTTTGAATAGCTTGTTTCAGAGCACGACGGAAAGAAACACGACGTTCCAATTGTTGTGCAATGCTTTCTGCTACCAGGACTGCGTCCAGGTCTTGGTTCTTAATTTCAGAGATGTTAATGTGTACTTTTTTACCGCCAGCAATTTTCGTAATTTGGTTACGAAGATTTTCTACTTCAGATCCACCTTTACCGATTACCATACCTGGTTTCGCTGTGTGAATCGTTACGTTTACGCGGTTAGCCGCTCTCTCGATCTCAACACGAGACATAGCGGAGTCTTTCAATTTATTTTTCAGGAATTCACGAATTTTCACGTCTTCCATCAAAAGATCGCCGAAGTCTTTGCCTGCATACCACTTAGATTCCCAGTCACGGATAACTCCGACACGGAGTCCGACTGGATTTACCTTTTGGCCCACACGTTTCCCCTCCTTTTACTTTTCAGATACCACCAAAGTGATGTGGCTAGTACGTTTGTTAATACGACTTGCACGTCCCATTGCACGAGGGCGGAAACGTTTCATTGTCGGTCCTTGGTTCACGTAAGCTTGCGAGATAACCAAGTTATTAACATCCAAAGAATAATTATGTTCCGCGTTCGCAATAGCGGAGTTGAGCAACTTCTCAACGATTGGAGAAGCAGATTTCGGAGTGTGACGGAGAATGGCAACCGCCTCACCTACTTGCTTGCCGCGAATCAAGTCAACAACGAGTTGAACTTTACGAGGAGCAATCCGGATAAACTTAGCATGTGCTTTTGCTTCCATTGTGTAACCTCCTCTCAAACATTAAAGATGTTCATTTATCTTCTTGTTTTCTTATCATCATCAGTATGGCCTTTGTACGTACGGGTTGGAGCGAACTCACCCAGTTTGTGTCCGACCATGTCCTCAGTTACATACACTGGCACGTGTTTACGACCGTCGTAAACGCCAAATGTGTGTCCGATGAATTGTGGGAAAATTGTAGAGCGACGGGACCAGGTTTTGATAACGTTCTTCTTGCCTGATGCTTCCATCTCTTCTACCTTCTTGAGCATGTAGCCATCAATGAATGGCCCTTTTTTCAAACTGCGACTCATGTGGAGATCCTCCCTTCAAACATAGCTTTTATGCATCCGTAGATGCCTCACGAAGTTATGCACAGTGTGTATTACTTCGTGCGGCGACGGATGATGTATTTATCAGAAGCTTTATTTTTCTTACGCGTTTTGAAACCAAGAGTAGGTTTACCCCATGGTGACATTGGCGATTTACGTCCGATTGGAGCACGACCTTCACCACCACCGTGAGGGTGATCGTTAGGGTTCATTACCACACCACGAACTTCAGGACGTTGTCCCAACCAACGGCTACGACCGGCTTTACCGATTTTGATAAGCTCGTGGTCTTGGTTACCAACAGATCCGATTGTCGCGCGGCAAACTTTTAGAATACGACGAACTTCTCCAGAAGAGAGACGAACGGAAACGTATTTTTCTTCTTTACCAAGCAACTGAGCTTCTGTACCAGCAGCACGAACCAATTGTCCGCCTTTACCTGGTTTCAACTCGATGTTGTGGATAACGGTACCTACTGGAATGTTTTCGAGTGGCAGTGCGTTACCGATTTTGATGTCTGCTTCAGGTCCGGAGAATACTTGATCTCCAACTTTCAGACCTTTAGGAGCGATGATGTAACGTTTCTCACCATCAGCATAGTGAATCAAAGCGATGTTAGATGTACGGTTCGGGTCATACTCAATTGTAGCAACGCGGCCCGGTATTCCATCTTTAGTACGTTTGAAGTCAATGATACGGTATTTACGTTTGTGTCCACCACCATGGTGACGAACTGTAATTTTACCTTGGTTGTTGCGGCCTGCTTGTTTGCTCAAAGGGCCAACAACGATTTCTCCGGCTTATCTGTGGTGATTTCCTCAAATGTAGAAACGGACATATTCCGTCTTGCCGGGGATGTTGGTTTATACTTTTTGATTGGCACTGGGTTTCCCTCCTTACTTCAACAATTTCAATTATACAGTTTCGAAGAACTCAAGCGTTTTGCTGTCTTGTGTCAGCGTTACAAACGCTTTTTTCCATTCGCTAGTATATCCGGAATAACGTCCGTACCGTTTCGGTTTAGCTGGAACACGAAGTGTGTTCACGTTTTTCACTTTTACGTTGAAAATAGCTTCTACCGCTTTTTTGATCTCGGTTTTGTTTGCACGGATATCGACTTCAAATACATATTTCAAGTCGTTCATCATGTCAGCAGTACGTTCCGTAATAATCGGACGTTTTACAATATCACGAGGATCCTTCATTACGCGAGCACCTCCTCTACCTTCTGAACTGCTTCTTTCGTAATGATCAGTTTGTCGTGCGCAAGCACGTCAAGAACATTAATGCCGTCAGCAGCTACGAATTTCACGCCTGGAATATTCCGTGCGGAAAGAGCTACATTATCATCATAGCTAGGTGCTACGATCAAAGCTTTGCGTCCTACTTTGAGGTTGTTCAAAATAGCTGCAAATTCTTTAGTTTTAGGCGTGCTCAATGCGAGAGCATCCAAAACGATAATGTCATTGTCAAGCACTTTGGATGAAAGAGCTGATTTGATCGCCAAACGGCGAACTTTCTTAGGCAGTTTGTACGCATAGCTCCGTGGTGTCGGACCAAATACGATACCGCCGCCTTTCCATTGTGGAGAACGAATTGAACCTTGACGAGCGCGACCTGTACCTTTTTGTTTCCAAGGCTTACGTCCACCGCCACGTACTTCAGAACGTCCTTTTACTTTGTGGGTACCTTGACGAAGGGAAGCGCGTTGCATAAGAACTGCATCGTACAGAACGTGTTGATTCGGCTCAATTCCGAATACAGCATCATTCAATTCAACTTCACCTACTTGGCTACCATCTACATTGTAAACTGATACTTTTGGCATTTTGTGTTCCTCCTTTCTTCAGTGGTTATTTTTTCACCGTTTCTTTAACTCTAACAAGGCTATTCTTCGGTCCAGGAATGGATCCTTTTACGAGAATTACATTACGCTCAGCGTCTACTTTAACAACTTCAAGACGTTGGATTGTAACAGTCTCATGTCCCATGTGTCCTGGCAAGTGTTTGCCTTTAGGTACGCGGTTAGCTTGGATCGAACCCATTGAACCCGGGCCACGGTGGTAACGCGAACCGTGTGACATAGGTCCAGTGCTTTGTCCCCAACGTTTGATAACGCCGGCAAAACCTTTACCTTTTGAAATACCCGTTACGTCAACGAACTCGCCTTCAGCGAAAATGTCAGCTTTCAATTCTTGGCCAACTTCATATTCCGCGATGTTGATGCCGCGAAGCTCACGAACGTAGCGCTTAGGTGCAGTATTCGCTTTTTTAGCGTGTCCTGCTTCTGGCTTGTTAGCATTTTTCTCTTTCTTATCGGAGTAACCGATTTGAACTGCTTCGTAGCCATCGTTCTCAATATCTTTCTTTTGCAAAACAACACAAGGTCCTGCTTCGATAACCGTTACTGGAACTACGTTACCTTCAGGGGTAAACACTTGAGTCATTCCAAGTTTTTTTCCTAAGATACCTTTCATGTTGACACCTCTTTTCCTTTATACGTGGTCTTTGTTACTATATATTACAATTTAATTTCGATATCTACACCGGACGGCAGATCCAAGCGCATCAAGGCATCCACTGTTTGTGGAGTCGGGTTAACGATGTCGATCAAACGTTTATGTGTACGTTGCTCGAACTGTTCCCGAGAATCCTTGTACTTGTGCACCGCACGAAGAATAGTAATGATTTGTTTTTCAGTAGGAAGCGGAATCGGACCGGATACACCTGCACCCGAACGTTTTGCTGTTTCAACAATTTTCTCCGCGGATTGATCAAGAATTCTGTGGTCGTAAGCTTTCAAACGAATACGAATTTTTTGCTTTGCCATTTTAGTCCCTCCTTCTATCGCCCAATTTTTTATCGGACATACTCCGTGAAAATTTTCTAGCCACCGCCTCATGGCAAAGGGGCCGGGTGTGCCAGTAACCTCTCACATCATCGCAACGTCTCAGAACAACATTCATTATTATATAGAAAAAATGGGCGTATTGCAAGCATATTTAAAAAAAACATTTAAACTAATCTTTTCTGATGAAATGAGTTCGTTTATTGTAGGTGTTTTTCTTCTATATCCATGCTGCCTAGCCTATTATTCTACACTATAAATGGTGTTCAATTTTAAGAGACGCAGGTTCCGAACGATTACATAATAAAAGAGTTCTTTATCCGATGTCGGATAAAGAACTCTTCCGAAGCTTCGTTACAGTACAATGTTACTCGTTCCAGTACACTGTTGCATATACTCATTTAGCACTAGGCTAAATTATTATTTTTGGATTGTAGCTACGGAACCCGCACCAACTGTACGTCCACCTTCACGAATAGAGAACTTAGTTCCTTCTTCGATCGCGATTGGAGAGATCAGTTGAACAGTAACCGTGATGTTGTCACCAGGCATTACCATTTCAGTACCTTCTGGCAAGTTGATGATACCAGTTACGTCAGTTGTACGGAAGTAGAACTGTGGACGGTATCCAGTGAAGAAAGGCTTGTGACGGCCACCCTCTTCTTTAGTCAAAACGTAGATTTGTGCAGTGAATTCTGTGTGTGGTTTAACAGAACCCGGTTTTGCAAGTACTTGACCACGCTCGATTTGAGTACGGTCAACACCACGCAACAATGCACCGATGTTGTCACCCGCTTGAGCGGAATCCAACAATTTACGGAACATCTCAACGCCCGTAACTACGGATTTTTTAGTTTCTTCAGTGATACCAACGATCTCGATCTCTTCGCCGACTTTAACAGTACCACGCTCTACACGACCTGTAGCAACGGTACCACGACCAGTGATGGAGAATACGTCCTCGACAGGCATCAAGAAAGGCTTGTCTGTTTGACGCTCAGGAAGTGGGATGTAAGTATCGATTTCTTTGAACATCTCAACGATTTTTTGAGCCCACTCACCATCAGGGTTTTGCAGAGCTTCACGAGCGGATCCACGAGTGATTGGAGTATCGTCACCTGGGAACTCATATTCGTTAAGAAGGTCGCGAACTTCCATCTCAACCAATTCCAACAACTCTTCGTCTTCAACCATGTCACATTTGTTCAAGAAAACAACAATGTAAGGTACGCCTACTTGACGGGAGAGCAAGATGTGCTCACGAGTTTGTGGCATTGGGCCGTCAGCTGCGGATACTACCAAGATAGCTCCGTCCATTTGTGCCGCGCCAGTGATCATGTTTTTAACATAGTCGGCGTGACCTGGGCAGTCTACGTGAGCGTAGTGACGAGTGTCAGTTTCGTACTCAACGTGTGCTGTGGAGATTGTGATACCGCGCTCGCGCTCTTCTGGAGCTTTGTCGATTTGGTCGAATGCTACAGCAGCACCACCGTAAGTTTTGGACAATACAGTTGTGATTGCAGCAGTCAGAGTTGTTTTACCGTGATCGACGTGACCGATAGTACCGATGTTAACGTGGGGTTTATTACGTTCGTATTTAGCCTTTGCCATTTGAACGTGGCCTCCTTAAAATTATAATTTTATGTTTTCACTGAATGAAGTGCTCAGAACCAAGTTCTTATGCACTTGCATCCAGTGTGAGAAAACTACTCGGTGCCTTTAGTTTTAGCAACGATTTCTTCTGCGATGCTCTTAGGAACTTCTTCATAGTGAGAAAGCTCCATGGAGAATACGCCGCGTCCTTGAGTACCAGAACGAAGAGTTGTAGAGTAACCAAACATTTCAGACAAAGGTACCTTAGCACGGATGATTTGAGCTCCACTGCGGGAATCCATACCTTCGATGCGGCCACGACGGGAGTTCAACATACCCATTACGTCACCCATGTACTCTTCTGGAACGGTTACTTCTACTTTCATGATTGGCTCAAGAAGAACTGGTTTACACTTGTCTTTCGCTGCTTTCAGCGCCATAGATCCGGCAATTTTAAATGCCATCTCGTTGGAATCGACATCATGGTAAGATCCGTCTACAATTGTAGCCTTAACGTCTACAAGCGGGAAGCCTGCAATAACGCCGTTTTTCATTTGCTCTTCAATCCCTGACAGTGCTGGTTGAATGTATTCTCTTGGTACGGAACCACCGACAATTTTACTTTCGAATTGGCTACCTGTACCCGGCTCGAGAGGTTCGAATTCAACCCATACGTGACCGTATTGACCACGACCACCGGATTGACGTACGAATTTACCTTCAACGCGCGCTGGAGCACGGAATGTTTCACGGTAAGCTACTTGTGGTTTACCCACAGTAGTTTCAACCTTGAACTCACGACGCATACGGTCGATGATGATATCAAGGTGAAGCTCACCCATACCTGCCAAGATTGTTTGGCCTGTTTCTTCATCAGTATGCGCACGAAGAGTTGGATCCTCTTCAGTCAACTTACCGAGAGCTACACCCATTTTATCTTGGTCAGCTTTGGTTTTAGGTTCAACAGCGATTTCGATTACCGGATCAGGGAAGTTCATTGACTCCAAGATAACCGGGTGTTTCTCATCACATAGTGTATCACCTGTACCTGTATCTTTCAAACCTACAGCAGCTGCAATGTCACCGGAGTAAACTTCAGTGATCTCTTGACGGCTGTTTGCGTGCATTTGAAGGATACGACCGATACGCTCACGTTTGTTTTTAGTTGCATTCAATACATAAGAACCGGATTGAAGAACACCGGAGTATACGCGGAAGAATGTCAATTTACCAACGTAAGGGTCAGTCATGATTTTGAATGCCAATGCGGAGAATGGCTCTTCATCGGAAGACTTACGAACTGCCTCAGTTCCATCTTCAAGGAGACCCTTGATTGCTGGAACGTCGATAGGAGCTGGCAAGTAATCGATAACAGCATCCAACATCAGTTGAACACCTTTGTTACGGTATGAGGAACCACAGATAACTGGGAAGATCTTAACTTCTACTACACCTTTACGGAGAGCGGCTTTGATCTCATCAACAGTGATTTCTTCGCCTTCCAGGTATTTCATAGTCAATTCTTCATCAAGTTCTGCAACACGCTCAATCAATTCGTTGCGGAGTTCTTCGACTTGATCTGCAAATTCCGCAGGAATTTCGGTTTCTTCAATATCTTGTCCAAGGTCATCTTTGTACATATGAGCCTTTTGTCCAACGATATCAATGATACCTTTGAAATCATTTTCAGCGCCGATTGGAAGTTGAATCGCAACAGCGTTCGCTTGAAGGCGATCACGCATGTCAGATACAACGTTCAAGAAGTCAGCACCGATGATATCCATTTTGTTTACATATGCGATACGAGGTACGCCGTACTTGTCAGCCTGTCTCCATACGGTTTCGGACTGAGGCTCAACGCCTTCTTTCGCACTGAATACACCAACTGCTCCGTCCAATACACGAAGGGAACGTTCAACTTCAACAGTGAAGTCAACGTGTCCCGGGGTATCAATGATATTAACGCGGTGGCCTTTCCAAGCAGCGGTAGTCGCAGCGGAAGTAATCGTAATTCCGCGCTCCTGTTCCTGTTCCATCCAGTCCATTGTCGCAGCGCCTTCGTGAACTTCACCGATTTTGTGCGTACGGCCTGTGTAGAACAAGATCCGCTCAGTTGTCGTGGTTTTACCCGCATCAATATGAGCCATGATCCCGATATTACGTGTATTTTTCAAGGAGAACTCTCTAGCCATGAAATGGGTCTCCCTTCAAAATTGAAGTTATTTTTTATGAACTGAATCCTACCAACGGTAGTGAGCAAACGCTTTGTTCGCTTCAGCCATTTTGTGTGTGTCTTCACGTTTTTTAACGGAAGCGCCTGTGTTGTTGGAAGCATCGATGATCTCAGCCGCCAAACGCTCTTCCATTGTTTTCTCACCGCGGTTGCGGGAGTAGTTTACGAGCCAACGTAATCCCAGAGCAGTACGTCTCTCTGGTTTTACCTCGATTGGTACTTGGTAGTTGGCACCGCCGACACGGCGAGCTTTAACTTCCAGGACTGGCATGATATTTTTGATAGCTGTCTCAAATACTTCCATCGGGTCATTACCCGTGCGTTCTTGGATCAACTTGAACGCATTATACAGAATGCTTTGAGCAACACCGCGTTTTCCATCGAGCATGATGCGGTTGATCAAACGAGTAACCAACTTGGAGTTGTATACCGGATCTGGCAACACGTCTCTTTTTGTAACTGGACCTTTGCGTGGCATGGATATCCCCCTTTCTTTCTTGTTAAGCAGTCCCTGTACCTCCCAGAACTATGCCAGAAGGCTTTCAGGATTCCCGCTTATATGTGGTTTAGGCTTTTTTAGCTTTTGGACGCTTAGCACCGTATTTAGAACGAGCTTGCATACGGTTGTTAACGCCTGCAGTATCGAGAGCTCCACGAACGATGTGATAACGAACCCCTGCAAGGTCTTTTACTTTACCTCCGCGGATCAATACCACACTGTGCTCTTGAAGGTTATGTCCGATTCCCGGGATATAAGCAGTTACCTCGAGACGGTTCGTCAAACGAACACGGGCATATTTACGAAGTGCAGAGTTCGGTTTACGTGGAGTCATTGTACCTACACGAGTGCAGACACCACGTTTTTGTGGGGCACTGATGTTAGTGGATTCACGTTTCAAAGCGTTGAATCCTTTTTGCAAAGCTGGTGATTTTGACTTATCAACTTTAGCTTGACGTCCTTTACGAACCAGTTGGTTAATAGTTGGCATGTGATTGCCACCCCTTCCTCAATTATTCATGTTTCTTTATAAACCTCTTTTCGCTAAGTCCACAGACCCAGGCGGTTCATAAAAAGACAAATGAAAAGTTTTTGCCTTGGAGAATCACTAATAGTTCTCGGACAAAAACGTTCCTTACCTTATGATTTTACGACTGCAGCCATTGCTGCCCCTACTCCAATCCCGCAAGCTTTGCCGAGATTTTTCATTGTGTCCACTTTCGTGTACTTCACATTGTGTTGTTCACACAAGGCAATGATTTTGGAAGTAAGCTGCGGATCACTATCTTCAGCCACATAGACTTCGGAAGCCATACCTGTCTGAACCATCCGCGTGGTCTGTTTGGTACCTATTTTGACATGAGCATCTTGCAAGCCTTTTTCATTAGACATTGTTCATTCCTCCGAATAGGACTAAATACAATCATCTACTCACGCACCTTTGATATATTAGCATCTAGAACAAACATTGTCAATGCTAATGCCAAAAGATTTTATCAAAAGTTTACGTACGTCAGGATCGTCCATCTGTATCAAACAAACGTCCAATCCCTGACGTACAAAACCTTCAATTCTCTTCAAATAAAGAGCAATCTATTAATCAACCGAAACTGGCTCAAGCTCTTCTACTGAAGATTGGCCATCTTCTGGCTCAGCAAATTTGATACTGCGATAACGGTTCATACCCGTACCTGCAGGGATCAGTTTACCGATGATTACATTCTCTTTCAGACCGAGCAACTGATCGACTTTACCTTTGATCGCTGCATCTGTCAAGACACGAGTAGTTTCTTGGAACGAAGCCGCTGAAAGGAAAGAGTCTGTTTCCAGGGATGCTTTCGTAATACCGAGCAAGATTGGTTTTGCAACCGCTGGCTCTTTATCACTAAGAATCGCAATTTTGTTAGCTCTTTCGTACTCATGCATATCCACGAACGATCCTGGCAAGAGTGTTGTATCT
It includes:
- the rpsG gene encoding 30S ribosomal protein S7 — encoded protein: MPRKGPVTKRDVLPDPVYNSKLVTRLINRIMLDGKRGVAQSILYNAFKLIQERTGNDPMEVFETAIKNIMPVLEVKARRVGGANYQVPIEVKPERRTALGLRWLVNYSRNRGEKTMEERLAAEIIDASNNTGASVKKREDTHKMAEANKAFAHYRW
- the rpsL gene encoding 30S ribosomal protein S12, whose product is MPTINQLVRKGRQAKVDKSKSPALQKGFNALKRESTNISAPQKRGVCTRVGTMTPRKPNSALRKYARVRLTNRLEVTAYIPGIGHNLQEHSVVLIRGGKVKDLAGVRYHIVRGALDTAGVNNRMQARSKYGAKRPKAKKA
- a CDS encoding ribosomal L7Ae/L30e/S12e/Gadd45 family protein; this encodes MSNEKGLQDAHVKIGTKQTTRMVQTGMASEVYVAEDSDPQLTSKIIALCEQHNVKYTKVDTMKNLGKACGIGVGAAMAAVVKS